One genomic region from Streptomyces sp. NBC_01304 encodes:
- a CDS encoding GNAT family N-acetyltransferase, with protein sequence MDVSLRPVHPSDLPVFFRHMSDPESNQVAAFTAKDPTDRADFDAHWERVLASPDNVTRTVLADGDVVGHAAVYGDPGEREVTYFIDRYYWGRGIATSALRALLMEVPERPLRARAAADNTGSIRVLEKCGFAVTAQDRGYANARGEEIDELVLRLDG encoded by the coding sequence ATGGACGTCTCCCTGCGCCCCGTGCACCCCAGCGATCTGCCCGTGTTCTTCCGGCACATGAGCGACCCCGAGTCGAATCAGGTCGCCGCCTTCACTGCCAAGGACCCCACTGACCGGGCCGACTTCGACGCGCACTGGGAGCGGGTGCTCGCCTCGCCCGACAACGTCACGCGCACGGTCCTCGCGGACGGGGACGTGGTCGGGCACGCGGCGGTGTACGGGGATCCGGGCGAGCGTGAGGTCACGTACTTTATCGACCGCTACTACTGGGGGCGGGGCATCGCGACCTCCGCCCTGCGGGCGCTGCTCATGGAGGTCCCGGAGCGGCCCCTGCGGGCCCGCGCCGCGGCGGACAACACCGGATCGATCCGGGTCCTGGAGAAGTGCGGCTTCGCGGTGACCGCCCAGGACCGGGGGTATGCGAACGCGCGGGGCGAGGAGATCGACGAGCTTGTGCTGCGGCTGGACGGATAG
- a CDS encoding IclR family transcriptional regulator translates to MSAADTGGGAQVKSAVRTVELLEYFAGRPGMHSLAAVQEAVGYPKSSLYMLLRTLVELGWVETDATGTRYGIGVRALLVGTSYIDGDEVVAAARPTLDRLSDDTTETIHLARLDGVNVVYLATRQSQHYLRPFTRVGRRLPAHSTSLGKALLATYTDEQVRKMLPETLAPLTEHTLTDREALIEELHLVREQGFAVDREENTLGLRCFGIAIPYRTPARDAISCSVPVARLTPAHEQMIKDALFDARDRLTLATRRL, encoded by the coding sequence ATGTCGGCTGCCGATACGGGCGGTGGGGCGCAGGTCAAGTCCGCAGTGCGGACCGTGGAATTGCTCGAGTACTTCGCCGGCCGGCCCGGTATGCACTCTTTGGCAGCCGTACAGGAGGCCGTCGGGTACCCCAAGTCCAGTCTGTACATGCTCCTGCGCACTTTGGTAGAGCTTGGCTGGGTAGAGACGGACGCCACAGGGACGCGGTACGGCATCGGCGTACGCGCCCTGCTCGTCGGCACCTCGTACATCGACGGTGACGAGGTGGTCGCGGCCGCCCGGCCCACCCTGGACCGGCTCTCCGACGACACCACGGAGACCATCCACCTGGCCCGTCTGGACGGCGTGAACGTGGTGTACCTGGCCACCCGCCAGTCCCAGCACTATCTGCGGCCCTTCACCCGCGTCGGCCGCCGCCTTCCCGCGCACTCCACATCACTGGGCAAGGCACTCCTGGCGACGTACACGGACGAGCAGGTCCGCAAGATGCTCCCCGAGACCCTCGCGCCGCTCACCGAGCACACCCTCACGGACCGCGAGGCCCTCATCGAGGAGCTGCACCTGGTGCGCGAGCAGGGCTTCGCCGTGGACCGCGAGGAGAACACCCTCGGCCTGCGCTGCTTCGGCATCGCGATCCCGTACCGCACCCCGGCCCGGGACGCGATCAGCTGCTCGGTGCCGGTGGCCCGACTGACGCCCGCGCACGAGCAGATGATCAAGGATGCGCTCTTCGATGCGCGGGACCGGCTGACGCTCGCGACGCGGCGACTCTAG
- a CDS encoding aldehyde dehydrogenase (NADP(+)), translating to MAAAPVWSVDPRTGKQREQVAVEATAQEVDQIVRAAHAARASLADRTVRAALLRTAADLLDESAEHVIEAADAETALGPGRLTGELARTTTQLRSFADIVDEGSYLDVIISHADATQTPPWPDLRRYKVPLGVVAVYAASNFPLAFSVPGGDTASALAAGCPVVVKAHPDHPATSELCVDALHRAAVRLELPAEVVQLVHGFDAGVELVRHPLVAAAGFTGSVRGGRALFDAAAARPQPIPFHGELGSLNPVVITEAAAVERAEQIGEGLAGSMTLGTGQFCTKPGFVLAPLGDAGDALVKSLTHAVSEVEAGVLLDHRMRQAYVDGVAARAELPDVEAPVTPGAGGEHTVGAGFLTVPAARLASSGEHDLLIEECFGPVTVVARYADEAEIGAVLSRLPGNLTATLQLSDAEAADPAGRGAALLAELTPLAGRVLVNGWPTGVAVAPAQQHGGPYPATTSTSTSVGGTAIERWLRPVAYQSTPEALLPPELRDDNPLGLPRKVTP from the coding sequence GTGGCAGCAGCACCAGTCTGGAGCGTCGACCCCCGAACCGGGAAGCAGCGCGAGCAGGTTGCCGTGGAGGCGACGGCCCAGGAGGTCGACCAGATCGTCCGTGCCGCGCATGCCGCGCGAGCGAGCCTGGCCGATCGCACCGTGCGCGCCGCCCTGTTGCGCACCGCCGCCGACCTGCTCGACGAGTCGGCGGAGCATGTGATCGAGGCGGCGGACGCCGAGACCGCGCTCGGCCCGGGACGCCTCACCGGTGAACTTGCCCGCACCACCACCCAGTTGCGCTCCTTTGCGGACATAGTGGACGAAGGCTCGTATCTCGACGTCATCATCAGCCACGCCGATGCGACGCAGACGCCGCCCTGGCCGGATCTGCGCCGCTACAAGGTGCCGCTGGGCGTAGTCGCGGTGTACGCCGCGTCGAACTTCCCGCTCGCCTTCTCCGTCCCCGGCGGCGACACCGCGAGCGCGCTCGCCGCGGGCTGCCCCGTCGTGGTCAAGGCGCACCCCGACCACCCGGCCACCTCCGAACTGTGCGTCGACGCCCTGCACCGGGCCGCCGTACGCCTCGAACTGCCCGCCGAAGTCGTGCAGTTGGTGCACGGCTTCGACGCGGGGGTCGAGCTGGTGCGCCATCCGCTGGTCGCGGCCGCCGGGTTCACCGGTTCGGTACGCGGCGGCCGGGCGCTCTTCGACGCGGCCGCGGCCCGACCGCAGCCCATCCCCTTCCACGGCGAGCTGGGCTCGCTCAACCCCGTCGTCATCACCGAGGCCGCAGCCGTCGAGCGGGCCGAGCAGATCGGCGAGGGCCTCGCCGGCTCCATGACGCTCGGCACCGGCCAGTTCTGCACCAAGCCGGGCTTCGTGCTCGCGCCGCTGGGGGACGCGGGGGACGCGCTGGTCAAGTCCCTCACGCACGCCGTCAGCGAGGTCGAGGCGGGCGTACTGCTCGATCACCGGATGCGTCAGGCGTACGTCGACGGAGTCGCGGCCCGCGCCGAACTCCCGGACGTGGAGGCCCCGGTGACGCCGGGTGCGGGCGGTGAGCACACGGTGGGTGCCGGATTCCTCACGGTCCCGGCGGCCCGACTGGCCTCCTCCGGGGAGCACGACCTCCTCATCGAGGAGTGCTTCGGCCCGGTCACCGTCGTCGCCCGGTACGCGGACGAGGCCGAGATCGGCGCCGTACTGTCCCGGCTGCCCGGCAACCTCACGGCCACGCTGCAGCTCTCCGACGCGGAGGCGGCCGACCCCGCGGGGCGCGGTGCCGCCCTGCTCGCCGAGCTCACGCCGCTCGCCGGACGCGTCCTCGTCAACGGCTGGCCGACCGGTGTCGCCGTCGCCCCCGCCCAGCAGCACGGCGGGCCCTACCCGGCCACGACGTCCACCTCGACGTCCGTGGGCGGCACGGCCATCGAGCGCTGGCTGCGTCCGGTGGCGTACCAGTCGACGCCCGAGGCGCTCCTGCCGCCGGAGCTGCGCGACGACAACCCGCTCGGGCTGCCGCGGAAGGTCACTCCGTGA